Genomic segment of Sarcophilus harrisii chromosome 4, mSarHar1.11, whole genome shotgun sequence:
caaGATAGTAACCATTTTAgagatatgttaaatatgtatgtctgtaaatgataaatatgaaggcAAGGAAATATAGTAAGTTCTATccagggtatcccaaaagtcttagtttaGTTTAAGGCTGTTAAAGCTTAAGGTTATCCAGGACTAAGTGATAAAAAGAGAGGTGAACGAAACTTTAATCAcacatcctctctctctctctctaaaggcATAAACAGACTTTTCGGTAAATTGATAAGCATTATCTAAACCATTATCaagtattatctgtaatggagataaactagaaatcttcccagtaagatcaggtgtgaaacaaagatgcccactGGCACCAATAATTATTCCATATTGTATTGGAAATCTTAgcaataacaataagagaagaagaagaaatcagaaaagacaatgaggtaataaaactatcttttttttttttggcaaatgatatgatgacataTTTGGAAAATCCTAAAAACTCAACtgaaaagttaattgaaataattaataatttcagcaaagtaacaggatataaagtaaacccacataaatcatcatcatcattcttatcaTTATCAACAAGAccctgcaggaaaaaaaaaacatctagaaATACTCCATATAAAATAACTccagacagtataaaatacttcaGAATACATCTACCAAAATAAACCCAGGATCTTTCtgaataaaactattaaaaaaaaatttgtataaacaaataaaatcagattgaaataaatggagaaacattaattttttatcaatagacagggccaatataataaaaatgacagtgttATCAAAATTAATCTATATATTCAATGCTATTCTAAttaagttaccaaaaaaaattttacagcgctagaaaaaataatacaaaattcatttggaagaataaaaggtcaagaatatcaaaggaattaatggcaGGGGTGGTGGGaggtaaagaaaagaagtttagcagtaccagatcttaaactatattataaggtacctggtactggctaagaaacagaaaggaagatcAGTGGAACAGAGCAGATATATAATCCATAACAGCAAGTGAATATAGGTACCCAGTGTTTCACCAGTGTAAAGAATTAAGTTTTGGGGATACTAATTCATTATTTGCTAAAAACTGTTGGAAGAAGCTGGAAcacaatatggcagaaattggaCAAAGACCAATATCTTATACTATTTAGcagaaggtcaaaatggatacatgacctacatataaagggagatattacaagaaaattagaacataatatctatcagacttatggatagaTGAACAATTTATGAACAAATAAGACATAGTACAGtgagatgaaaaatgaataattttgattacattaaacttaaaatgttttgtacaaatgaaacaaaagcaGTTAAGgtcagaaggaaagcaggagaCTGAAGAAAAAGATTTATAGACAGTTCCtcagataaaagtctcatttcaaatatataaagaattttgtcaaatctacaagaatacaagtcattcccaatggataaatagtcaaaggttatgaacaggcagttttccagtgaagaaattcaaataatttatattcatatgaagaaacgctctaaatcattattgattagagaaatgcaaattaaagcaaccttGGGATATCATCTTCTacgtctcagattggctaaagtgaTAGAAGGAGAAAAccacaaatgttggaggggatgtggaaaaattgggaccttaattcattgttggtgaatccgtgagctgatccaaccattttggagaaagatttgaaattatgcccaaagagttattaaattgaCCATACAATGACTTAGCCCAAGTCTTTTTCCCAAGAGGattagggaaaatggaaaagaaccaacatattctaaaatatttatagcagctctcatTGTGGTAGCAAAGGATTAGAAATCGtggggatgcctatcaactggggaatggctaaacaaactgtgaaacacggttatgatggaatattattctgttatAAGTAATGATGATCTCGATTTTAGAAAAACGTGGAAAGACCTCATGAAATAATTAAGAGTGAAATGAAGACAACCAAAAGAAGATTGTATCCAATATTGTAACACTGTAAGAACACTATATACATTGTAACAatagtattgttttaagaacaactttgaacaaCCAAGTCATCCTGGCTGTTATAAATATGAtcctatgaaggaagatactgtttgaattcagaaaggaaatttctctgatataggaaatgatgagctggttgatttagaaaaacatagaaaaacttggacatatgaagaaagatgctatccactttctgaaaaaaagatgacaggagaaaataTGCATAGTACAatgttacataaatatgtatCAATATATAATaggtgtgtgcacatgtgtgtttgCGTATCTCCATAtcagaggagaaaacaaaataaaaatagggaaacaagAAAAAGCTGAACAgatttgaaaacaaattatataggttttcttgaaatttaatttattgttgttttgacaatttttttctcttttgaacttaagtgtaaaataaaaaatttaccaAAGCACCCccaaaatctggcttcaaatctatTTTGCTATATGACCCTAGCAGGTcccttaatcttgtttgcctcagtttcctcatctataaaatgagctggagaaggaaatggcaaaccactcagtatctttgccatgaaaaccccaaggGTCAATCAAAAATTACTACATAACAACAATAAGTCTAGGTTATTATTTTCTATTGTCATGAGAGGAGACACACAGTCCCCAGTCCAGTTCACAGAGAAATATATAGCATACAAGAGCCAGTTCCACCCCGGCTATAACTCACCCTGTTCTGTCTTGTTGACCAGCTTAGAGAGCTTGGCTCGGATCACTGGAGTCACCACCAATGAGAAAGAGAGGATCCCATACCCTGTAGGAAGATCAACATCAAACATGTCAGTTACGGGTGCATCAGAGAATGGTAGCCTGACTTCCGGACACTCGACAAGAGGACTGAGGTGAGAGACAAGGCAGACTGGAGGGAGGTGAACCTTCCTGGAAGCCAGAAGAGCCAGGTTCAGGTCCTGCTTCTGACCGGATccggctgtgtgaccttgatcacTCACTCTGGGCACCTCTCTGTTTCCTGGGCAATTCCTAAAGACCTTAAGTTGCCAACAAGATCTTTCTACCTATACTGTAGAAGTTTCCTCACTCACAAGTTCCCTAAAGCAGGTTTAATCCCCATTCtaaatttcctcctcctcctcattccctAGGGCTTTTTTGTCAGCTGAGGGTCTCTGTTACAGGACTCATATGCTGTCCAATAAAACTGCATGAGTTCTTTTGGTGGAGGGCAGGATTCTGAAAGGATGCACTAGACTCTGCTGGGCTTATCCACGGAATTGGTGATGACCTCCCAGCTTTCCCACACCCCCGTAGCCCTGAGTATCCAAACAGGCTCACCTGTAAACATCAGTGCTGTGGTTCTGGCCACAGAAAACACCACCATTCCCACAATGTTGAAGGCGAGGCTGATCTCCGCCACCCAACTGTCCTTCAGGCACAGCTGGAAGACCCACAGCTGCACGAGGCCGACCAGGTAGGAAAGATGCTGGGCCGCTGAGCCATAGCCAATAAGATCAGAGCCCCAGCACAGGGGCCAGCTTAGCTCGTACACGACAGCAATGTCCCAGGTTCCAAAATGAATGGTGAGCACCAGGAAAAGGGCCAGCAGGTAGAGGGCCAGATTCTTCCTGGATTTCCCTGGGGCAGGGGCTGCAAAGAGCCGATACACTAACCGGTAATGCTGGAGTGTAAAGAGAGAAGCTTTCTGCGGCTGAGGCACTGACTCTCGGAACACAAATGCTGCATAGAGCGTGGTGGTGATGAGGATGGCCAGCGCCAGCCAGAAAGGATTGATATAGCCCTGGGCCTTGATCCAGTGACCCCCTGCGATGCTGGCCAACATGCCGGATATCCCCAGGCAGGCCTCCAACATCGCCATGCGTAAGGTGCGTGAGCTGGCGGTGCTGACATCAGCCACAGAGGCAAAGCTGGTGCCCAGAAGGGCATTATAGTCCCCTAGAAGGGCAGAAAGTAGGCGTCCCAGGGCGAGGTAGCCGACATGGAGTTCCAAGTTCACGACGAGGATGGACACAATGACCTGAAGCAGGAGACCAGAGGAGGCCAGCACCAGCAGTGGACGCCGCCCAACACGGTCACTCCATGGGCCCAGGAGGGTGGCTGAGAAAAGCCCCACGAAGAAGCCACTCAGATCAATGTAGAGACTCCAGTGGGAGGTCAGGGTCTCCACTTCCTGCACAGACACAGGCCCCCTCAGTCCAGTAACCATATCCCTCCCACCTCCAAACACTCATACACAGGAGTTCCAAGCTGTGGGTGGAAGCCTTGCAAACAAGAAGGAATTTCTCTCCAGGGCACAGGTAGGGAGAAAATTATCAGCTAGAAAAGGGTAAAGGACTTCTTATATCACCTAGCCCACTCtctacattttatagaaaaagaaaatgagaaccaaTTAAGAAAAATGACTTACCTGAGATCATACAGGCACAAAAGAGACGTAAGGAGATCTCAAGAGAAGGAGGGTGGGATGGGCAAGGAACTGTCCCTTCCAAATCTTTCCCCTACATTCCTTTTAGGTGTTTGCCATCTCCCTGATTTATATAACCGACCCCCCTTTAAACCTCAACTCCATGCCTTTTCCCACCATGATGCTGCCTCTTAGCCCTCTTTCTTCTTAGATTTCATTCCTCCCTGGCCATATGCCTCAATCTTTCTCTATTACCACAAGTCCCAACCCTGACCCTCTGCAGACATCCCCCAAGGCTAGGATCCTCAAGAATTTTTTCTCTAATAGCCATTTATCTCTATCAGTTGGCTCAGCCCAGGCTCCACTCCTGATCCTGTGCAAATAAATAGAAgtttgtcaggaaaaaaaaatttggggggttAGTATAGTGGACCACAATCTAAATACAAGTGTACAGTGTGATGTAGCAGCTAAGAAAGGAATATGATTTTGTTAAATTAAGATGCTAAGTTCCCTGACCTAAGAACTGAAAAGCACCTTTAAGATCATTAAGTCCAGCTTGGTCATTAAACAAAGACCAAAGGTAAAGTCACATGGTCTAGAACTGCAAGAGGGGGATTCAaacctaggtcctctgactctataATCCCTGAAACTGCTCCACTCTGCCATGTTTCACTGGCAGAACttccagaaataaagaaatgatggtCCCTCTGAACTGTGCTCCAGTCAGACCAGATGTGGAGTAAAGTATTCAGTTCTTGGGCCACAGCTTAAAAATGATCCTAACAAGCCTGAGAAAAGCAACCAGCAAGGGGAAGGGTCTTAAGTCCATTTAGTGAGAATAATGGTTAAAAGAACAAGGAGGAATATTTATTCTGAAGAGAAAATATAGGGGAGAAGAGAGACGTCTTCAAGTGCTCAAAGGACCATTCTGTGAAAGAAGGTGTAGGCTTGCTCTCTCAGcctcagagggcagaaccaggtGTTGATGAAAAGAAGGTACACAGGAGGACAACtaggtggatcagtgaaatagagcAATATgcctgaagttaagaagacctcaattcaaattcagcctcagatatttaatagatgtttaacattggacaagccacttaatctgtttgcctcaatttctttaactataaaatgtggATGATAACAGTCCTTACCTTTCATGATTCTTGGAAGatcaaaatgctatataagtgctaattattattaattataatcagAGGTCAGAGCACCACTTGTTGAGTATATCCTGGGGGGTTATAATCATAAAGAAGATTCCTTTCTTTATAGGGGCTGGACTAGATGGCTGCTGAGgtaggtcccttccaactttcaaaTTCCACGAGTCTAAAACTGCAATCTAGGAAAGAAATTAGCTCAGTCACACAAGCAGGAATTCAAAGCAggtattctttccactaaaccaGTGATGCCCTTTGGAACTATCAGCCTCATTgtacaaaaaatgaagaataggTTCAGAGAGATAAAGTTACTTGCCTATGGTCAAATAACTAgtgagtgtcagaggcaggaataGAATGggatctcctgattccaaatacTACCACTTATTACAAAATCACCTTAAATTTGGTGTCAGAGGATTGCAGTTCAGAGGTTGGCTGAGCCATTTACTTACTATCTCACTGAAGAGAAGTTACCTTACCTCTCTCTCGGggtctttaaatatatatatacatatatatatatatatatatataaattttttttaattatataaatgaggCAGACTAGATGACCTTAAGgtatcttccagttctaaatctaataCTAGGAgtctttccttttccagcccCATTCAGcaacaggaccctttcccttaaGTTACCCACTAAGTCTTCTCCCTTCAGATTCAGTGCCTAATCACACTCTGCAAACTCAGTTCGAGACTCCTCACCCATTTGATatgcaaaatcttacaaaaatgaatgttgaaaactatctttacgtgtaattgaaaaaaattaaataccgttgagaaaaattcaattattgttcttattaaaaaaaaaaaaagactcctcaCCTTAATAGAAACTCAAACTCAGTTTCCTAGACCAAGCCCCACCCCTCCTAAAAGTACTCCCATAGTTTTCTTAAACTCCGCCTCTTTGATGACTTTTCTCCAGGCCCCATCCCTTGGGACCATCTTTCCTCAGTTCCCTCCTTGGCCCCTTCCTCAGATTAAATCCCCTCCTATTTTGGTTTAAACGACTAGTAAATTGGTCATGGGGCTACTTTCTCTTACACCACATCCCCTACTCTTCCTGCCACTGTCACTTCCATGCTGTTGCTAGTACCAGACTCCATCTCcgagctctgggcattttctctgggcTGTCTCCGACTCCTGGAGGCTCTCCCTCTTCATCCCggcctcctggcttccctcaagtcCCATCTCCTACAGTTAACTTTCCCAACCCCTCTAAATTCTATTGCCTTTCCTCTGTTGCTTCCTATTTGTCCTCTCCATGACTTGCTTAAGCGTCCATCCTAATTTCTCTGTTGGCTGCCCCGCGAcaactatgagctccttgaggacaggggctgtcttttgccttatttttatccccagctcttagcacagcgCCCGGCACATAGCAGGCCCTCACTGAATGTTCATTAATTAACCGACGGGCTCCTGTATCTGATGGGTCTCCAGGCTCAATCCTGGTTGCCAGGACAGCTCTCCAAGTCTCACGGACGGCTCAGGCCCCGCCCCTCCGTCCCTTTCCCCGCTCAGATCCCCGCCCCCCGGCACAGTCCCCTCCAAGGCCCGCCCCCACCTCCTCAGCCTCCGCTCGCACGCCAGTGGCCCCGGGAGGGTACCTGCTGCTTGGGGTCCTCGGTGTGGTTGCAGCCGCCCCCGCGGCTGGTGCCGTTGTAGCCCACCTCGGCGCCCAGGCGGTGCCACAGGTACTGGGTGGTGAGCGGCCGCTGCAGCGCCAACGAGAAGTTGGCCAAGAAGACGACCAGCTCCACGGGGCCCCAGCCCCGCCAGACCCGGGGCCTGCTCGCGCTCCCGCTCTCCGCCGGCTCTCCCGGGGCCTGGGCAGCGCGCGCCCCGGGCTCCCCGGGACTCGGCGCGTCCATGGTGCTCGCGCGCTCGCGACCGCGGACCGCTCGGCGCGCGCCCTCAGCTGGCCCGCACCAGAGTGAGCCGCGCCAGAGTCCGGCGGCTCTCTGTCCAGTCCCCAGCGCTTAAAGCCCCGGGCCCAGCGCGGCTGTGCGCATGTCTCAGGGGGCGGGGCTTTCCAGACCCCTGTCCCCATCGCGCCCCTGGCTTTTCAGGGAAGGAGACGGAAAAACCGTATTACCCGCTCCATTTCGCAGATGAGAAGTAAAGATCCGGAGCAGTTGAGCGGTTTGCATGCCCACGGTGCAGAATAGTGGAAAGCGTCTTACAAGGCCCGGGCCCCACATGCGAATTCTGATACTGCCCCATAATACCTTATGTGAGCTTAAGTAGTACCTTATGACACTCACTTGCTTGTctccggcctcagtttccttaatctgaaaatggaaagaaagcctTTCAGCTCTGGAGCTATGATTCCCCcgggtcatttttttttccattttttcattttctgaattttaaaaccaaataaaattatttatttttaaataaataaataaatttccacTAAACCAGTGATTTAGTTTAATGGTCATAAAAATTAccattaaatttttatatttaattagcTATCTCCATATCTAATGGATATTAGCAAATAAAATTAGCATCTGTACAATAGAAGGTGAGTGATACATGAAAGGgcagattgctttttttttttttttttaactttattttattttttttatttaatagcctttaatttataggatatatacattggtaactttacagcattaacaattgccaaacctcttgttccaatttttcacctcttaccccccacccctccctaaatggcaggatgaccagtagatgttaaatatattaaaatataacttagatacacaataagtatacatgaccaaaacattattttgctgtacaaaaagaatcagactctgaattattgtacaattagcttgtgaaggaaatcaaaaatgcaggtgtgcataaatatagggactggaattcaatgtaatggttttagtcatctcccagagttatttttctgggcatagctagttcagttcattactgctccattagaaatgatttggttgatcttgttgctgaggatggcctgatccatcaggactggtcatcatctagtcttgttgttgaagtatataatgatctcctggtcctgctcatttcacttagcatcagttcatgtaagtctctccaggcctttctgaaatcatcctgttggtcatttcttacagaacagtaatattccataattttcatataccacaatttattcagccattctccaactgatggacatccattcagtttcagtttctagccactacaaaagggctgccacaaacattcgtgcacatacaggtccctttcccttctttataatctctttgggatataatcccagtagtaacactgctggatcaaagggtatgcacagtttgataactttttgagcatagttccaaactactctccaaaatggttggattagttcacaactccaccaacaatgaatcaatgtcccagttttcccacatccctcaacaatcatcattatttttcctgtcatcttagccaatctgacaggtgtgtagtggtatcttagagttgtcttaatttgcatttctctgattaataatgacttggagcatcttttcatatgactagaaatagtttcaatttcttcatctgagaattgtctgttcatatcctttgaccatttttcaattggagaatggcttgatttttataaattagagttaattctctatatattttggaaatgaggcctttatcagaacctttgactgtaaaaatattttcccagtttattgcttcccttctaatcttgtctgcattagttttgtttgtacaaaaacttttcagtttggtataatcgaaattttctattttgtgatcagtaatgatctctagttctgctttggtcataaaaaccttccccttccacaggtctgagaggtaaactatcctatgttcctctaatttattaataatttcattctttatgcctaggtcatgaacccattttgaccttatcttggtgtacggcgttaagtatggatcaatgcctagtttcgggcagattgctttttaaaagaatatcaatTTCAGCAATTAATTGTTAAACCTACCAGTGATTACTTCTAGCCTGTCATATTCTCTTCtcgttatttttattatttttggaggGGCGTTCCCGCACCCCACCACTTCCAACTTGCCCCTTGAGGTTAAAAATACATTAGAGATTGGGAAAGAAGGATTCTACagtgaaataaaagaaactgGAATCTAAGGCCTTGGGTGCAGATATTGCCCTTAATGCTTATGACTTGTGTGATCTGGATCAGGTCCCTCAAtctctctctacctcagtttcctcatctgcaaaaggacctcatctgaagtcccttccagctctagaataTGCACAGAAAAGGCCAAACTACAGGAACTAGGGGAATTCTGGGTAAAGTCCATCAGCTCACTAGGGGACCCTAAGTCAGAAAGTTATTGTTCAGCCATGCCCagtttgaagttttcttggcaaagatactgaagttttcttggcaacttccttctccaattctttcTGGAAAACAAgaattcctgatttcaggcctgtgctttttccactgtgtcacctaactacCCTAAATTCAAATTTCCCTTCAGACAACAGTGTCATTCCACTGTGTCAGACAACATTGGGTATGTCAGCTTCtctctgtcttagtttcttcctctctaaaatgaggattaaaatagcaggattgttgtgagaatcaaatgaagtaatatatataAAGGGTTTTctcaaagaaatggcaaagaatGGGTACCGAAGTGACAGAAGACATGGGATCTTCCTGGGCTCTGCCATTGACTGTGCTATGTGACCATATTTTTGGAGGGGTGTTCCCTAACCCCACCACTTCCAACTTCCCCCTTGAGGTTAAAAATACATTAGAGATTGAGAAAGAAGGATTCtacagtgaaaaaaaagaaactgattggCATCTAAGGCCTTGGGTGCAAATATTGCTCTTAATGCTTATGACTTGTGTGATCTGGATCAGGTCCCTCAATCTCTCTCTACCTCGTTTTCTCATCTGAAGAGGCCATATTGGATGACCTAAGTCTCTTTAATCGATTGAcattctatgatcctgtgatctcaGAGAAAGTCAGTAAACAAGGTAGCATGATAACGTGACCACAGGAGAATTTGAGCTTCTATTGTCCAGCCTtatcataataattatatttatacaacCTATTCATTGCTTACAAAGCACTCTCCTCCCAACAACACCATGAGGTAAGTAGTTCACTGAGGCAGCCTGGCATCGATCGTGCAAGGAACCCTAAAATAGCAGGAAGGAGATGGGGTTCTAGACCTGGATTTGCTAGTGAATATCTCAATGACCTTGAACATGTCCCTTCGATGTAGTTCAACAAACAATAAGCCCCCACTCTTCAAGATCCACTAGGCAGGTCTGGTagtacataaatgtaatagactattattgcaccataagaaataatgaatgtgaaagataaagagaaacatgggaaaatctgtatgaactgatgcagagtgaagtcagcagaactaagaaaacaatagATACGACTGcaataatggaaatggaaagaataacaatgagaaaaaaactaactgaatcctgtgaaattataataatcCAGCTTGACCCCTGAGaagagaactgaaaagaa
This window contains:
- the SLC46A1 gene encoding proton-coupled folate transporter, with translation MDAPSPGEPGARAAQAPGEPAESGSASRPRVWRGWGPVELVVFLANFSLALQRPLTTQYLWHRLGAEVGYNGTSRGGGCNHTEDPKQQEVETLTSHWSLYIDLSGFFVGLFSATLLGPWSDRVGRRPLLVLASSGLLLQVIVSILVVNLELHVGYLALGRLLSALLGDYNALLGTSFASVADVSTASSRTLRMAMLEACLGISGMLASIAGGHWIKAQGYINPFWLALAILITTTLYAAFVFRESVPQPQKASLFTLQHYRLVYRLFAAPAPGKSRKNLALYLLALFLVLTIHFGTWDIAVVYELSWPLCWGSDLIGYGSAAQHLSYLVGLVQLWVFQLCLKDSWVAEISLAFNIVGMVVFSVARTTALMFTGYGILSFSLVVTPVIRAKLSKLVNKTEQGALFSCIACVSGIAMLSATGIFNSLYPATLNFMKGFPFLLGAFVLLIPAIVIGVLEISDPRSEYQETLY